The Triticum aestivum cultivar Chinese Spring chromosome 3A, IWGSC CS RefSeq v2.1, whole genome shotgun sequence genome includes a region encoding these proteins:
- the LOC123061701 gene encoding uncharacterized protein, producing MDHDAAAASPSASPSSSGASPSPRSKRRRTDRYALGFEFAPRSAPSAPAPRTTPEWTEESTFALLDAWGERFACDGRRSLSADEWLEVSRIVAAAASRPAGYFSESQCRNRIDTLRKMFRKEKERSRLAAHRSSNPAPSKWVYFDKMLSLMCPPTPTPPPLLPPLTPLVTRRRDTHPVPRRSWGVDVGELVLAGCSKVVPGNSVPDVQLREKQTYEPVAVQGEEYAILTEAIHRLREVYERVESSRRQHMAELKRMRKDMQRDLEVRRREILEKAQMEIASLEEEDAKDGAVNNRLEDYNGVEEQNNGALDASP from the coding sequence ATGGACCACGACGCCGCCGCTGCTTCCCCGTCTGCATCGCCCTCCTCCTCCGGTGCCTCCCCCTCGCCGCGCTCCAAGCGTCGCCGCACCGACCGCTATGCGCTCGGCTTCGAGTTCGCTCCACGCTCTGCGCCCTCAGCTCCGGCCCCGCGCACGACGCCTGAGTGGACGGAGGAGTCCACCTTCGCGCTCCTCGACGCCTGGGGCGAACGCTTCGCCTGCGACGGCCGCCGCAGCCTCAGCGCCGACGAGTGGCTCGAGGTTTCCCGcatcgtagccgccgccgcctcccgccccgcGGGATACTTCTCCGAGTCGCAGTGCCGCAACCGCATCGACACCCTCAGGAAGATGTTTCGGAAGGAGAAGGAGAGGTCCCGCCTGGCTGCCCACCGCTCCAGCAACCCCGCGCCCTCCAAATGGGTATACTTCGACAAGATGCTGTCCCTCATGTGCCCACCGACGCCGACCCCGCCGCCACTACTGCCGCCACTAACTCCTCTCGTGACGCGGCGCCGTGACACGCATCCAGTGCCACGCCGTTCATGGGGGGTGGACGTTGGGGAGCTTGTGCTCGCTGGATGTAGCAAAGTGGTACCAGGGAATTCAGTGCCAGATGTGCAATTGAGGGAAAAACAGACATACGAGCCTGTCGCAGTACAGGGGGAGGAATATGCGATTCTCACAGAGGCAATTCATAGGCTTAGGGAGGTTTATGAGAGGGTGGAGAGTAGCAGGAGGCAGCACATGGCGGAGTTGAAACGTATGCGGAAGGATATGCAAAGGGATCTTGAGGTGAGGCGGAGAGAGATTTTGGAGAAGGCACAAATGGAGATAGCGAGTCTTGAGGAGGAGGATGCAAAGGATGGTGCTGTTAACAATAGATTAGAGGATTACAATGGTGTTGAGGAGCAGAACAATGGCGCTTTGGATGCTTCTCCTTAG